The DNA window CTCCAGGTCATTATGTTTGCCTCCCGCACGGACGCATCTTTGAACGGTCGTTGCCCGGCGGTAGCTCCTCGTCTCGAGTCCCAGGAACACGTCCTTGAACTGGTTCATCCCCGCGTTCACGAACAGGAGCGTCGGATCGCTGATGGGGACTAGGGACGAGCTCGGGACGACACGGTGGCTTTTCGATTCGAAGAAGTCGAGGAATCCCCTTCGTATCTGTTTCGCTTTCATTTTCTCGTCCCCGAAGCGCCCTCTCTAGTATTCAATGCCGTGGCGGGACCCGTGATCGACCGGCCGCCACGGCTCGGCCCGTGCGGCGCTGCGCGCCGATCTCGCGGTAGCGGTCTTGGCCACCGCTCGGCAGGCTGGGCTGTACTTTTTCATCAGCCAGCTAGACATTCTCGTCAACCCGTCAGAAACCTCATTGGCGGCGCCTGTTTGGGTCAATTACTCAGTATCTTCCAAATCGCTGCCGGATACCAGCCGGTAAGCCACCTCGCCGGAGAAGCCGCGTGACAGCAGATGTCTGTAGGCTCGAGCCCGCTCGTCCCGCGCCCATGGGCCCTTCGAGCCGAGAAATCGCGTCAGGGCGGCGATAGCGGCGTCGTCCTGTCCCTCGGGAAACGCGTAGGACAACGCCGCCTCGATATTCGACTCCTCTACGCCGAGCTCTCGAAGTCGGCGCTCGATTCGAAGCGGGCCCCAGTGCTTGCGCTCGGCGCGTGATCGCGCGAGCTCGCGCGCAAAGGTAGGGTCGTCCAGATAGCGCCGGGAGAGGAGGAAGTCGATGGTGGACTGGATCTCGCTAGCGGTGTATCCCGCTCGCGTCAACTTCTGGGAGAGCTCGCGGACACCGTGAGCTCGACGCGCTAGCCGGGCGAAGGCAAAGTCGAGAGCGGTTCGTCCGGACGACGAGCGAGCTCCCTCTCTCGCGGCAGCGGAGTCACCCGTTGGCTCGACGCCTTTCAGCAGCTACCTCCTGCAAGAGGACCGCTGACACGGATTCCCGGATCGCGGCTCCGCCGTTCGAAGGGCTCAACTGAACTCGAAGGGACTTTCCTGTCCTTCCCCACTTCGATCGTCCATGAAGTCGGTCATGCTCCTCTCCATCTCTTCTTGGGCGAGGTCGCTCGTCGACTGGATGCCCTGGATCTTGAGCTTGAACTCATCGGGGTTGCTGGCTCTCCTCAGGGCTTCATCGTAAGTGATGAGGTCTTTCTTGTAGAGGTTGAAGATGGACTGGTCGAACGTCTGCATCCCGTACTGGGACACCCCGGCGGCGATGGCCTCGTGGATGAGCTTGGTCTTGTCCTTGTTGATGATGCAGTCCCGGATGAACGGGGTGGCGATCATCACCTCGACCGCGGGTACCCGACCGTGGCCGTCCGCTCGGGGGATGAGCCTCATCGAGATGACCGCCTTGATGACCCCCGCGAGCTGGAGTCGAATCTGTTTTTGCTGATGCGGGGGGAAGACGGCAATGATCCGGTTGACGGTCTCAGTGGCGTCCAAAGTGTGAAGCGTCGACAGGACGAGATGCCCCGTCTCGGCTGCGGTGATGGCCGTCTCGATCGTTTCGTAGTCGCGCATCTCACCCACGAGGATCACGTCAGGGTCTTGGCGCAGAGCGCTCCGGAGCGCCCCGGCGAAGCTCTTGGTGTCCACCTCGACCTCGCGTTGGTTGACGATCGATTTCTTGTCGCGATGAAGAAACTCGATCGGATCCTCGATGGTCATGATGTGCTCGCAGCGATGGGAGTTGATGTAGTCGATCATCGCGGCGAGGGTCGTCGACTTTCCCGAACCCGTGGTGCCGGTGCACAGGATGAGTCCGCGCGTCTCCTGAGCGATCTTCTCCAGCACCAGGGGGAGGCCGAGCTCGCGGATCGTGAGAATCTTGACGGGAATGACGCGGAGTACGAGACCCACCGTCCCGCGTTGCTGGAAGACGTTCGCCCGGAAACGACCGAGCCCGGGTACGCTGTAGGCGATGTCGATCTCCAGGTTGTCCTTGAATTTTTGCTTTTGCCGGTTGCTCATGATGGAGAAGGCCATGGCGATGGTGTCTTCCTGCATGAGGCGCTTCATTTCCACCAGAGGAACGAGCTCGCCGGCAACGCGGATGACCGGGTGGCTCCCCACCTTGAGGTGTAAATCGGAGGCTTTGCGCTCCGAGGCGACTTTCAGCAAGTCGTTGATGTGCATGTTATTGTCCCTTTCCGTCCGATTCTCACAGGGCCTTCGCTCCGTTCCCGGCGAGGTGCGCTTGCAAAAGCGATGAATCCGTCGAATCCGGTCATAAACAGCCGATGCGTACAGTGGCGTAGACGGGCAAGCGGACCTGGAACCCCGTCACGATTTATTTCGCATTGATGTGCCGAGAAGATCCTGTCCTTTTATCGTAGGTGATTACTCTAGTGTTGTCAACGTCTTCCCGCCATTTTCCGCGAGGGCCCTACGCGGCTAACGGGGCTCGTTCTCAGGGGTTATCGACGAGCCGAGCGTGCTATACTTCCGCGTCGTCGCGAACCTGGGTTAATGTTTCTGCTCGGCCAGCAGCTCGGCAAGTATCAAATCGTAAAGACACTGGGTAGCGGAGGCTTCGGTACCGTGTACCTGGTGCGCGACACCTGGATCGACAAGAAACTTGCCATCAAGGTTCCTCACAAACAGAACGGCGAGTTCGACGATCTGCTGCAGGAGCCGCGATTGCTCGCGGCGCTGGCCCACGAGAACATCGTGAGTATCGTCACCGCGGAGAAGGCCGGCGAATACTTCTTCATCGTGATGGAGTTCGTGGAAGGAGAGAGCCTGGAGGCTCGGATCCAGCGCGACAAGAATGTCGAGCTCCGAGTCGCTATGGACTTCGCCAGACAGATCGTGACCGGGGTGGATCACGCTCACCGACAGGGAATTCTGCATCGCGATCTTCGACCCGGAAACGTGCTCGTCACTCCCGAGGGCAGAATCAAGATCACCGACTTCGGTACGTCGCGCTTTCTCGAGGTGTCCGATCGCGCTTCGACCGTCATCGGCAGCCCCCCTTACATGGCCCCCGAGCAGTTTCGAGGTCGTGGGGTGTTTGCGTCGGACATTTACTCGATCGGAGTCATGATGTACGAGATGATGACCGGCGTGCTGCCCTACTTCAGCGCCGATCCCAGACGGCTCGAGCAGATGGCCGCCTCAGGACGATTTACGCGGCCGCGGGAACGCAATCGCGGCATCCCCCCGGAGATCGACGAGATCATCGTCAAGGCCCTTGCTCCCCAGGTCTCTGACCGCTATCAACAGGCGCACGAGCTTCTCGACGATCTCTGCACTGCGGGGGAGATCGACCATCGAGCTTCTCGTGTCGAAGATATTCGACAGAGGGTTCGCGCGCGAGAACGGTCGATCGGAGGGTTCTGCTGGAACTGCCGAAAGCCGCTCCACGCCCGCGCCCGGGCCTGCCCTTTCTGCGGAGAGAGTCAGTAACGGAGATCGCCTCGGTTCCACTGGAGGATCGCGGCGGTCGCGATGGCGGCGGTTTCGGTTCTCAGCGTGCGGGGGCCCAGCCCGTACAGCGCCACCGATCGTTTTCTTGCCAGGGTGAGCTCATTCTCGGACCAGCCTCCCTCCGGGCCTATGAGGGCGAGGACCGCGTCCGCCGTTCGCGCGACCTCCAGGGCTGGAGCCCCCGGCTGCGCCATCACGATGCAGGTTTCCTGCGCCTGGTCGAGCACCTCCAGGAGGCTTCGGGGAGGCGAGATCTCCGTCAGAATGCTCCGCCCGGATTGCTTCGACGCCTCGAGCACGATGCGCCGCCATCGTGCCAGGTTGCGCTGCATTTGGCTCGGGGTGGTCGTGCCTCTTTCCGTCACCAGGGGAATGATGCGTCGCGCGCCGAGCTCGGTTAGCTTCTGGACGGCGACCGGCATCCGCTGCGCCTTGGGGACCGCGAGGCCCAGGGCAAGCAGGAGAGGAGACTCACGTGGAGGCTCGGATCCCAGCACGCGGACCGAGACGGAGTCACCGGTAAGGGACTCGATCGCGCCACGCACGGATCCACCCCGACCGTCGAATAGCGTGACCCGAGCCCCGGTGACGAGCCTCAGCACGTGTATGATGTGATGCGCTTCATCGCCCCGGAGCTCGATTCGATCCGAATCCAAGCGGCGAACGTAGAAACGGCGTTCCCGGCTCACTGCGGTCTGGATACGAGCGCTACCCATTCCCCCGCGCTCCACATCTCGACGTTCCGCAGCCGGCGGGAGAGAGCGAGCGCGAGCTCGTCGGCCTCCTCGAGCAGGACTCCCGACAGGACGACGAGCTGCGCGTGGATGTGCGACGCAGCGCGGATGAGGACCGGGGTGTTGATGTTCGCGATGACGACGTCTGATTCC is part of the Vicinamibacteria bacterium genome and encodes:
- a CDS encoding serine/threonine-protein kinase — its product is MFLLGQQLGKYQIVKTLGSGGFGTVYLVRDTWIDKKLAIKVPHKQNGEFDDLLQEPRLLAALAHENIVSIVTAEKAGEYFFIVMEFVEGESLEARIQRDKNVELRVAMDFARQIVTGVDHAHRQGILHRDLRPGNVLVTPEGRIKITDFGTSRFLEVSDRASTVIGSPPYMAPEQFRGRGVFASDIYSIGVMMYEMMTGVLPYFSADPRRLEQMAASGRFTRPRERNRGIPPEIDEIIVKALAPQVSDRYQQAHELLDDLCTAGEIDHRASRVEDIRQRVRARERSIGGFCWNCRKPLHARARACPFCGESQ
- a CDS encoding alanine--tRNA ligase-related protein, encoding MKAKQIRRGFLDFFESKSHRVVPSSSLVPISDPTLLFVNAGMNQFKDVFLGLETRSYRRATTVQRCVRAGGKHNDLE
- a CDS encoding type IV pilus twitching motility protein PilT yields the protein MHINDLLKVASERKASDLHLKVGSHPVIRVAGELVPLVEMKRLMQEDTIAMAFSIMSNRQKQKFKDNLEIDIAYSVPGLGRFRANVFQQRGTVGLVLRVIPVKILTIRELGLPLVLEKIAQETRGLILCTGTTGSGKSTTLAAMIDYINSHRCEHIMTIEDPIEFLHRDKKSIVNQREVEVDTKSFAGALRSALRQDPDVILVGEMRDYETIETAITAAETGHLVLSTLHTLDATETVNRIIAVFPPHQQKQIRLQLAGVIKAVISMRLIPRADGHGRVPAVEVMIATPFIRDCIINKDKTKLIHEAIAAGVSQYGMQTFDQSIFNLYKKDLITYDEALRRASNPDEFKLKIQGIQSTSDLAQEEMERSMTDFMDDRSGEGQESPFEFS
- a CDS encoding RsmE family RNA methyltransferase, whose product is MGSARIQTAVSRERRFYVRRLDSDRIELRGDEAHHIIHVLRLVTGARVTLFDGRGGSVRGAIESLTGDSVSVRVLGSEPPRESPLLLALGLAVPKAQRMPVAVQKLTELGARRIIPLVTERGTTTPSQMQRNLARWRRIVLEASKQSGRSILTEISPPRSLLEVLDQAQETCIVMAQPGAPALEVARTADAVLALIGPEGGWSENELTLARKRSVALYGLGPRTLRTETAAIATAAILQWNRGDLRY
- a CDS encoding regulatory protein RecX, which produces MTRAGYTASEIQSTIDFLLSRRYLDDPTFARELARSRAERKHWGPLRIERRLRELGVEESNIEAALSYAFPEGQDDAAIAALTRFLGSKGPWARDERARAYRHLLSRGFSGEVAYRLVSGSDLEDTE